Genomic window (Brevibacterium paucivorans):
ATACCTACGACTCCATGAGCCGAGAACGAATGAGGAAGCGCTTTCCAGTAGGCGACTCAACTGAAAAACCAGAACCGCGTCCTGTCACCACGTCCACGGTGATGTGAGTGTGCTTCCAATACTCGAACTGTGCTTTAGACATCCAGAATTCGCATTGCGCCACAGAATCCGCAACACCAGGCAAGATGAAAACACCCAACAGCACATCGCTGGTCCCGGTAATGAACTCCCCTGCCGGGTAGCACATGGGAGCCGAACCGTCACAACATCCGCCGGACTGGTGAAACATCAGTGGCCCGTGAACGCCCACCAGTTCGACCAACAGGTCCACAGCTTCCTGGGTGAGAGCCACCCTGGAGTGACTTTCACCCGGGGGCGCCGGCGCCTCTAGTACCGGCGCCCCCGCTTGCATGTCACTCATTAGAACAGACCAGTGGGCTGTTCGGAGTAGCTCACCAGCAAGTTCTTTGTCTGCTGGTAGTGGCTCAGCATCATGAGGTGGTTCTCACGGCCAATACCGGAATTCTTGTATCCACCGAACGCTGCATGCGCTGGATACGTGTGGTAGTTGTTCACCCACACGCGCCCAGCCTGGATTTCGCGGCCAGCTCGGTAAGCCGTGTTGGTGTTACGGCTCCACACACCTGACCCAAGACCATACAGCGTGTCATTCGCAATGCTCAGCGCTTCGTCGTAGTCCTTGAACGAAGTCAGCGCGAGCACAGGACCAAAGATCTCCTCTTGGAAGATGCGCATGGTGTTAGTCCCGCGGAACACGGTGGGCTGAACGTAGAAGCCACCGGCCAGATCGCCGTCAAGGTGAGCTTGCTCGCCACCGATGAGCACCTCGGCCCCTTCTTCCTTACCAATAGCCAGATACGACAGGATCTTTTCCAGCTGATCGTTGGACGCCTGCGCACCTACCATGGTGTTCGTATCCAGCGGGTTGCCTTGCACGAACTTCTTGACGCGCTCGATACCTGCTTCGACGAATTCGTCGAAAATGCTTTCCTGCACCAGGGCGCGCGAAGGGCACGTACACACTTCACCCTGGTTGAGCCCGAACATGGCAAGACCTTCCACCGCCTTGTTGTAGAAGTCGTCTTTTTGCTGGGCCACGTCTTCGAAGAAGATGTTGGGGCTCTTGCCACCCAGCTCCAGAGTGATAGGGATGAGGTTTTGCGAGGCGTACTGCATGATAAGGCGCCCAGTGGTGGTTTCGCCGGTGAAGGCTACCTTGGCGATGCGCGGGTTGGAGGCCAGCGGCTTACCGCATTCGACGCCGAAACCGTTGACCACGTTGACCACACCGGGTGGCAGAAGGTCGCCCACGATTTCCATGAGAACCATGATGGAGGCCGGGGTCTGCTCAGCCGGCTTGAGCACAACTGCGTTGCCGGCGGCCAACGCTGGGGCGAGTTTCCAGATGGCCATGAGGATCGGGAAGTTCCACGGGATGATCTGGCCTACAACGCCCAAGGGTTCGTGGAAGTGGTAGGCGACGGTGTCTTCGTCGAGCTGGGATAGGTGGCCTTCTTGCGTGCGGATCGCCGAGGCGAAGTAACGCAGGTGGTCAGCGGCCAGAGGGATGTCGGCGGCGAGGGTTTCGCGGATTGGCTTGCCGTTGTCCCAGGTTTCAGCAACGGCGATCTTTTCGAGGTTCTCGTCGATGCGGTCGGCCATTGCATGCAAGATTGCCGCGCGTTCTGCCGGGCTGGTTTTGCCCCACGCGGGCGCTGCTTTGTGAGCTGCGTCGAGGGCGAGCTCAACGTCGTCGGCGTTTGATTGGGCGGCTTCGCAAAAGACTTTTCCGGTGACGGGAGTGACGTTTTCGAAGTATTTTCCAGATTTGGGGGCGACCCATTCGCCACCAATGTAGTTGTCATAGCGAGAGCGGAACTCGACTTTCGCTCCCTCGGTTCCTGGCTGAGCGTAAACGGTCATGATACTCCTCGTTGAGTGTGCTTCCGCCTCCTTTTCTGGGGGCTTGTACGCACTCTAAAGGGAGACCAATGACTGATCAATCGTTAAGTTTAATGTGGACTGGGGTGTGGCGAGCGGTCTAGTCGCGACCGTTCTACGCCACTTGCCAATCAATCTGGCTGCCCTTTTTAAAGACGGTGATGGGAATGGGGTTTTCGAGCGTGAACTCATACGATCCGCCATTCGCGATCGTCTTTTCAGCCCGGTCTTTTTGCGTTGGGTCAGAAATCTTGAGGGGCGCTACACCGTTTTTGGGATTGTGGCCCAGATTGTAGCGACCGTGATCAACAAACTGCTTGCGCACTTTGTCTACCATCGTCAGGTTGTATGCCGGTGGTTGTGTAATTGAGTGCGTCCGCCCGTCCTCGAAGTACTCAATATGGAGTGCAAGGTAGGGTTCTTTCCCCATGGTGTCCGAGGTGGCAACACGCTTAGCTGTCACGGTTGCCCCGGTGATGCGGCCGGGGAGACCACCAGTGCGGAACACTCTCTTTGTGCCCTTGCGCATTCGGGTGATCATGAACATTCCCAGAAAGCCAACTGCCAGTATTGCCAGCATGACAAAGAAGAACCCATACGGAGGTCCGCCCGGTGGAAAGAAGTGTGAATCAAACATTGACGGCGCTCCTTTTAACAAAGGTCCTTCTAACAGGGGTCCTTCTTGCGGGGACCTTGCGATGACACCTCGCACGAACTGACTTTCGTCAGCCTAACGCCCCCAGCACAATGATCACCAGCGTTCCGATGATGAGGTATGGCCCCAGAGCGATCGCGGTTTTCATTGTTGCCTTGCGCATGATCATAAGCACGACTCCCACCGCAAAGCCTAAGAGCATGCCAATGAACGGGCCTAAGAGTAGTGCGAACCAACTGTAGGTTCCCAGCACCGCTCCCATCGACAGGCCTAGCTTCACATCACCAAATCCGAACGCTCCCCCAGCAATGATGAACATAACGAAGAACGCGGCGAACAGGATGAGCATGCCAGCGCCACCGCGCAGGGCTGGCCCCCAGTCACCAGAAACCAACGCTCCCACGACCAGCGCGACCACGCTCGCACCTGCGGCCGGTAGCGTCACTACGTCGGGCAACCTGCGTTCAGCAAAGTCAATCGCGGTCAGGATCGGCGCAACCGCCACAAACACGGATGCAGCATAAGCGCTCGGGTGGTTCCACCCGTATGCAACCAGGGTCACAACGGCCAGTACACCACCGGCGGCGAACAGCGTCACTAGCACCCACCTCGGCGGGTTCCACGTCTCTAACAGTCGGTAACCACGGTCGGTGGGTCCCACCTCGGCGGGGTTCTGGGGTAGGTCTTCATGCCCGAGGTCGTTCTGCGGCGCGCTCACGGTGTCACCGTCTCTTTCTTGGGTTTGCTGATCATGGAGGCGGCCGTGATGACGGCCCCCACGAAAATGGCGTCGATGAGTAGTTCAACGAGCGCGAGTGAGTCACTGGACAGCGTGGCCACCAGGGCAAACGGGATGAGCGGAACGACCGCTCCAAGCATGCCGGCGGGCACCAAGTTGAAGAGGATACGGCGAAGTGGTGCGTCGAGTTCCCACATCCGTTCGGCTGTCATTCTGGTGAGCGCGAAACGCAACAGCAACACCAGCGCAACGAACAGCAGGCGTGTGAATCCTGTTCCCAGGTTGAGCGCGAACATGGGGCCGAGGATCACGGCCGCGACGAACGCGATGATGCTCACCGCCGCGTTCATCAGCAGGGATGCGTAGAAACCTTTTGCGTAGAACATCAGGATTCCTTCTCGCAGCTGACGAATGGTTCAAACTTTGCGTGTGGGAGGTCCAGGTCCGCGGCGTTGACTTCGCGGGCTTCCAGGCCGGCCGTGGATTCTTGCATGAGGGCGTGCTTGGTGAACGCTTCGGCCAGGGTTTCTACGTCCAGGTCCGCCGAGGTGGCAAATGTAGTTTCTGTGACAACACCGGTGTCTCGAGCGCGTTCGCGCATGGCTGCGTACGGGTTGCGGTCGGTTTTGCCTTCCGCCACGTCTTTGTCGAACAGACCGGTTTTTAAGGTGTCGACTTTTGCGCCTTGAACGATTTTTTGGTCCACCAGATCTTGATAGGCCTCCCGGTTAGTGGTTTGTTTGAGATCCAATGTGTAGGACCGGACGACAAAACCGTCACCGTCGGTTTTCACCTCGGTATCAACCGTGGCTCGTTTGAATTCTGAGGCTTTGATGACGCTCAGGTTCCACGCCTCTGAGGCGGGACCAGAAAAGGTGAGTGAATACGGCGAACCGTCGGGGGCTTTCCGCACGTCCGTTCGCAATGCGCCGGTGATTCCCAGAGTGGCGGCTAAGCGGTTCAACGACGGGGTGTCGTCTGTGGGGAGTTCAGTTACTAACGTTTGGGTGGTGTGCTGGTCACGCACGTTTCGGCTGATGATACCTTCGGAGTTTTCGCCAGATGTGAACCTGGTGCCTTCTGCCCACGGTTCGGCAGCTTCTTTTGAGACCAGTCCGATCTTGGCCATGAGTTTGGTGAAGCCTTTGTAAGTCCCGTCAGTGGTGGGACCAACGCCGGCGTCGATCGCGCGGGGCAGGGACGTGGATTCGTCGTATACGAATCGTTTGGCTTGTTCTTGGTCTGAAAACGAGTAGATGTCTACTCCCCCGTGTTCTGTGGGAGTAGAAATTTTGACTGACCCGTTGACCACACCGGCCAGGTGCATGGGGTGTTTCGCAGGCGCCGTGGTGGAAAACGATGTGAGGCTCGATGAGATTGCTTTGTCACGCCCCACGCCTGAACACTGTGGCATTGAGCCCACGCTTGTCGAACAGCCCTCACCGGAACACAGGCCGTCAGCCAACGCGTATCCCAGGGGGCGGGCTACAGGTGTGGCAATAATGGCGACGCCGGTGAGGATCGACAGCATGATGGTGCGCTGTTTGCGCAGGCGACGCGGGTCACGCGCTTTAGCCTTGCGGTTCCGGTGGCGCGTTGAGGGCAGTTTCAGTTTCATGGCTTTCGCACTTTATGTGGGGATTTTGGGGTACGGGGGCTATGTTTCTTCTGCCAGGATAATACGAACACCCTGGTGGATGCCCCACTGGTCCAAAAGTCCGGGGTTGGCTTCGAGCACAGCATAAGCGTTACGGACGGGCATGTGCATGGTCCATGGTTTGAGGTTTTTCACTGTGAGCACCTGACCGTCCTTGTCGATGTACGCCACTTCGAGTGGGCGGTTGAACCCGATCGAGTGGACGGAGCTACACGGAACGATCATGAGCGCTGGGGCGTCGCTGAAGAACAAGCCACGCAGGCGACGGAGCGCGGTCCCGGCAAGTTTGACCGTGAATTCGGTGCCGTGGGGAGTCGTAAGGCAAACTTCGCGGGCTTTTTTGTTGAGGTTTTTCATACGTGTTCTAACCTTGTGCGGTAGGTGATGGCCGAGGTGTCGCGGAGTTGGGTGCGCCCGCGGACTGGGTGCGGTTAAATTCCAGTTGCGACTTGTCGCCTACGCGTAGCGTGAGTGTGTTAGAAGTGATTCCTTTTTTAGGGAAGTACGCATACATTTCTACGGCTTCGCCACGAGCTTTACTTTCATCTGTAGGGCGGACTGACTGCGAGCACAAGCAGTCAAATGATCCAGCCGTCACCGACCGAGCCAAAAGGTTGTTTGACTTGTCCCACAGTTGAGTGTCAGCAAACGATGGCGTATCACGAAGGGGATTCACTAGGTTCAAACCAAACGGAACGACTTCTTCATCAGAAGAGACATGCGAAAACGCGTTGTCGATGTCTTGACCGGATGCTGTTCTAACGGCAAATGTCAGTTTCAAGAACTCGCCTTGCTCCTGGATATCGTTAACGTCTAGTTGCATTTCTGGAGTGTTGCTACCCTTGGGCGTTGGAACGATACCGCTGGCTAGAGCATCAGTGGAGTCTCCCGGCTTCATCTTTTCCAAGTCAGAGATCTTCTTACCAGTATCTACGTTCGGATCGATGTCACCTTGGGGCTTATAACTGAACGACACCCTTCGGTTCTTCGCTTGGTTCTTCTTAATAGCGTCACCGCTGGCTGTCCGGTTCGGAAGAATGGGCTGTGATTCTCCAAAGCCCTTCGTCTCAAAGGTTATTCCCGAACCACCCACCTTTGGTTCTAGAACTTTCTTGACTGATTCGGCGCGTCTATTCGACAGGTCAACATTGTATTTTTCGTCGCCTTCATCGTCGGTGTGGCCCTCAATGGTAACTTTTTGCCCAGCAGCCGATTTCTTCAGCTCATTAGCGATACCGTTGATCAATTTTGAATCGGAATCTTTCACCTTGTCTGAGTCGAAATCAAACAAAACATCGGAACTCACATTCAAAGCCGAAGAGTCACCCCGGTCAGACACCGACGTGTCGGTAACTGACTCAGTAACGAGACTCATGGGAAGTCGCTGTTCAAGAATCGCTCCGCCACCGTATGGGTTAGATAGGTCTTGTTGATTGAACCAGCGAAAGTTCACTTTCGCTAGTTCAGGGACTTTGAAGTGCTTTCCTTGACTCATGGGAACGCTGTCAAGAAATGCCGCATTGTCGCCAAATGAGATGCCAACTGAATCAGACTTTGGAGCTGGAAAATCTGCATAAAATAGCGATACTTCTTCAGGCTTTTGGGTTACATCTTCGGTGACCGAGGGAATGTTTGAACATGCGCACTTTGCGGAATATTTTTGAAACTCATCGTCTCCCCCTTCTTTAGGGTTTGGATCATTTTTAAATTCATCTGAAAACAGGTCGTCACTAGTTTCGTAAGGAATAAGCACTTTCTCATCGCCAAAGTCCGCGAGTCGAATATGTGGCATCTCTAACCCGTTTCCATATGCGGTCTGCAACTCAGACCCTTTTAGGTGTTTGCCTTCTATGGGTGGTAGCCACGCCGCAACCATTCGCGCAGATTTTCCATCAGAGTCTAGCGACACCACTTCTAATCGCGCTTTCGCTAAACCGTCATCAGTTGGACGTTCGATCACTTTCTTTGCAAGGGGCTCACCCAGTGTGTTTGGGCGCCAAAAACCGTCACTTCCTACCACCTCGGGAGCCGGAGGCTGCTGACCACCACCGCCACCGTCACCATTTCTCCCTATGCCAGGGATGCAACCAGAAAGAACCACAGTGGCAAGGATCACTGTGGCTAGAACATTCAGGCGGGGACGATACAAAGAGGGGACTTTGAGGGGTTTCATACAGGCAAACTATAGCGACGAAGTTGCGACGAGTGCACAAACCGCACATGTCAACAAAGTTAAATCTGTGCCTAGTCCACCCTTACCGCGTTTCACAAAGTCAGGGCGTGTATTCGAGAGAATCACGAATACCATCAATCATTGCCGGTGTTACGCTCGTGCCAATAATTTCGACGCCTGCAACCTTCTCAGACTTACGATTCGACACAAACATCCACGTACCATTGACTGTCGCTTCCTCCTGCGTGGTTGTAAAGGAGGCTTCTACCCCAACATCGGCGTTCTTGACCTCAAGCTTTGACACCTTTTCAGAAGAAAAGTCTTCACCATACGGTCCACCAAACATCGCTTCAGTTTGGATAACGCCCAGTGTCGAGTCAGCTTCCGCAGTACGGCCAAGATCGTCGCTCACGCGAATAACAACCGTAGGGTCAGACGGGTTGTCCGTGAACGACTTCGTCCAACCATCAGTCGGTTCATAGTCAGTCACCTCACTCACCCCATCTGGGAGTTCAAACGTAATCGTGGACCCACCAGCACGATTAGCGTTGCTGTCCTCGGACTGGCTTCCACTTCCGCCCAGCCCGCAGGCTGCCACTAACAGCACTGTTGTCACAAGAAAAATGACTCGCTTAAAAACACTCATAGCTTCAAGGGGTAGAAGTTGGCTCGGAAGTGGAACGGGAAGGTTCACCACTTGGAGCGCCCGACTGTCCGGTCGAACCGTTGCGGTTGAATTCCAGTTGCGACATGCCGCCTACGCGAAGCGTCAGCGTATCGGACGTGATGCCCTTCTTAGGGAAAAACGCAAACATTTCTACAGCTTCGCCACGGGCTTTTTCTTCATCCGTGGGTCGAACTGACCGCGAGCACAGGCAGTCCAGCGGGCCGGCAGTCACCGAGTGAGCCAGCAGGTTGCTCGATTTGTCCCACAGCTGCATGTCGATCGTGGTGGGAATGTCTCGGTAGTGGGTCACAGGGTTGTTTCCAAAGGCCATGTTTCCGTCAATGTTGGCGCCCTGGGTAAAAGCTCGTTCAATGTCTTGCCCAGATGCCGTTCGCAGGTCGAAGGTCACTCTCAAGAGCTCGCCGTACTCCTCAATTTCTTTGATATCTAGTTGCATTTCAGGAGCATCGGTATCTTTCGGTGAAGGAACAATCCCACTAGCTAGGGCATCAGTAGAATCGCCTGGCTTCATCTTTTTCAGGTTGGAGATCCTCTTACCAGTGTCTACGTTGGGGTCGATGTCCTTTTGGGGCTTGTAGCTAAACGAAACCCTGCGGTTCTTCGCCTGGTTCTTCTTGATAGCGTCGCCACTGGCAGTACGGTTTGGAAGAATCGGTTGCGATTCTCCAAAGCCTTTCGTTTCAAACGAAATTCCTGAACCGTCTACCTTCGGTTCCAAGACCTTTTTGACGGATTCAGCTCGACGGTTCGACAGGTCGACGTTGTATTTCTCATCACCTTCATCATCAGTGTGACCTTCAATGGTCACTTTCTGACCAGCAGCTGATTTTTTCAGCTCATCAGCGATACCGTCGATCAGTTTCGAATCGGAGTCTTTAACTTTATCTGAGTCAAAATCAAACAAAACATCTGCGCTCACGTTCAAAGCCGATGAGTCACCCCGGTCAGACACCGAAGTGTCCATGACCGATTCGGTAACAAGACTCATGGGGAAGCGCCTCTCATAAATAGCGCCACCACCGTAAGGGTTAGATAGGTCTTCTTGGTGGGCCCATCGGTAGTCGATGTCCGTCAATTTTGGCACTTCATAGCGCTGGTTTTCGCTGAGCTTCACATCGGTAAGCACGGCAGCGTTATCGCCGAACGAAATTCCGACGGAATCAGAGCTCGGAGTTGGGAAATCGGCGTAGAAAAGCGGAACAGTTTCCGGTTTCTCACCTTGGTATTCCTCGGTATTGGGGATGTTTGAGCATGTGCAATTTGAGTACGCTCTTTGGACTTCGTCCGGTCCTGTTGGCTGGGGGTTGGGTTCGTTTTTGAAGTTGTCGGAGTACTGCAGCTTTTCGCCCTCATAGGACGTTAGAAGCTCCTGGCTATTAAAGTCGAGAAGGCGGATAAATGGCATGTCTGAAACGGTCGCAAGCTCAGTTTGTAGCTCAGATCCCTCAAGGTAGTTACCCTCAACGGGTGGTAGCCACGCCGCGACCATGCGCGCAGATTTACCATCAGAATCCAAAGACACCACTTCAAGCCGAGCCTTCGCCGGACCATCATCAGTAGGACGCTCAACCACCGTCTTAGCAAGAGGCTCACCTAACGTGTTTGGACGCCAAAAACCGTCACTTTCTACCACCTCGGGGGCGGGAGGTTGCTCACCGCCTCCGTCGCCACCCTTACTCTGACCAGGGATACACCCAGTAAGTGCCACCGCAACGATGGCCAAGATAGCCAAAGTTCGCATGCGCACCTGTGAGAAGGAGGGGGAAAGCAAAAGTTTCATACCGTCGAACTAGAACGGCGCCCGTCAGGGTGTGTATTCGAGTGATTCACGGATCCCGTCAATCATTGCGGGAGGTACGCTTGTACCGATTATTTCGACTCCCGCAACTTTCTCGGACTTTCGGTTTGACACGAACATCCACGTGCCATTGACATTCGACTCTTCCTGCTTGGTTTTAAAGGAGGCTTCTACACCAACGTCAGCGTTCTTGACCTCAAGTTTTGACACTTTTTCAGGAGAAAAGTCTTCACCGTACGTTTTGTTAAACATCGCTTCACCACGGATGACGCCCAGTGTCGAGTCAGCTTCAGCTGTACGGCCAAGGTCGTCGCTCACGCGGATAACGACTTTGGGGTCAGACGGGTTGTCCGAGAACGACTTTGTCCAACCATCAGTAGGTTCATAGTCCGGCACTTCGCTCACGCCGTCTGGGAGTTCGAACGAGATCGTGGACGCACCAGCTCGGTTTGAGCTGCTGTCGTCAGTATCATTCGCTTCTCCACCCATGCCACACGCTGACATGAGGAGTACTGCAGACGTTAAAACACTAATGCCAAAAAGCCGTTTCATCGTATTCCTTTTTCACTGGGGATTAAGGGGAGTAGACAACTTGCACTTTACTATCGATTTCCGACGCACCACTTGAATATTGAACCGGCGGCACCTAGTTCGCTAGTTCGCTCTCAACCGAACCGAACCACTCCTTGCGGAAAACGACGACCACTAGCGCCGCTCCAATCGCGCTATCAACGATTGCCTGAAGTGGTGAGAAAATGGCGAACCACCATCCGAAGTAACCGTCACGAACCGCAAGTAACACCACAAGATATACAGACAGCAAGAATGGTGCTAGACAACATGCGACTGCGAGCCTGACAAATCCTCCGTCGCTACGAAATGTTTGGTACAGCGCTGAGGCAACACCAGCGAGAACGGCACAGAGCGCGTACCACCAACTTACGAGCCCATGAGTGAAAACTGAAATCACAAAGTTGGTTGCAAGGAAAGTTGCTGCACCTAACAGCCACGAAACAATTAAGTCTTTCATTGCGAAATCTTTCACTAACGAACTAGTGGTGACCGGGCCTTTCAGCCCAGTTGCCACGCGACAGATTTACATGCTACATGTTTCGTCGGGCACCCAGCGCCCTTGGCCGTTTCCGTCTCGAACATATTTCTCACCGTTAGTGATGTTTGTCGATTCCGACTTTTGTTCATGGGCATACACGATGTAGTCTTCTCTGGACGTGTCAGATTTCACGTCGTAAGTGTTTCGGCGCACATATGAGTCTTCCCTCATAAGTTGCGCCATTGGGCTCAAATCTTCTCCCGCCATATCGCCAGCTTGTGGAAACGCTGACATCAAATACACCATAGGGTCAATTGGGTTGTTTCGGAACTGCTCGGCAATCTCACGTTTCTCTGGCGTATCGATATCAATCGACGTTGTAGTCACATTCATTGTAGAATCGGTTCCCTTACCAGATGGCCCATTACTCTTAGTGAGATCGTTGTTGTAATCGTCTTTCTGCTTCTTACCAATTTGAGTTTCAAGCTTGTTCTGCCCACCGTGTTCCGTAGCGGTGGTGAAAGTAATATTTGTGATGTTGCCGTCGGCGTCAGTCTTGTACGATACAAGACTCTCAGCACCCAAATTTCCACCTACCGACGCTTTAAGTTCCGCCACATCCTTAGCTTTGAGCTTGCCACCAGCTAAAAGCTCTCCATCGATACTTGCCCCATAAGTGTACTTGTGGGTGTCATCACTCGGGTCTTCTTTATTACTTCCACGGTCGTGTTCGTGTTGAGCTTTTCCGCCAAATTCAACACCACCTCCGGCTTCAAAGTCCGCCCCAGGTGTTCCAGTTTTGTCCTTTTTGGCCTTGTCGCCGGCTTTGCCTTCAGCGTGCTTCTCTAAACTAAACTTTCCCTCTGCGCCTAGTGTTAAATTGAACTCGTTGGAGGTCGCGTCTGGTTCACCAGATTTATCATGAAAGATTTGTCCGCCAGGCACGTACTGGTGGCCTGAATTTGCGCGATCCTCAGCCCGCGCAATCGCTGCATCAAGTTCTTTCATTTCGTCAGGTGAAAAGTGCGTCTTACTTCCGTTTGCATATCCACCCGACGCCGTTATCGCGGCATTAAGCCCTTTACCTTTAAGCTTGCCACTCTTAAAGCCGTACACACCCTCCAGCGAGAAGTCGTCCGTTTCGACTAGATCAGCGGAGCCGTCTGCATAATACGTGACTTTGTAACCCTGCCCACTCTTAAAGTTCACGATCTTAGGACCAGCTTCACTTCCATTGCGAGCGGAGTCAGTCGCCACGATGCACTTAGGGGGTTTTGGGGGCGAGCACACTGCCGGACCGTCAAATGGAGTGTTTTTCAATACACCACAAATGATTTTCTCAAGCCCGCTGGTCATATTTGGCGCCATGGGTGCCGCAACAATTCCCGCAATAATAATTGCGGCAATAACGGCTATACCGATGTATTCAATCGTTCCTTGACCAGACTGACGGGCGGGGAATCTTCTGCGATGCATGAGGGGCTCCGTGGGGATAGGGTTATTCGACGGGGGTAATCAAAATATATTCCACACCCCACCTCGCCACATAGGCTCGGGGGCCTATCTTCGGACC
Coding sequences:
- a CDS encoding DUF779 domain-containing protein, with product MSDMQAGAPVLEAPAPPGESHSRVALTQEAVDLLVELVGVHGPLMFHQSGGCCDGSAPMCYPAGEFITGTSDVLLGVFILPGVADSVAQCEFWMSKAQFEYWKHTHITVDVVTGRGSGFSVESPTGKRFLIRSRLMES
- a CDS encoding aldehyde dehydrogenase family protein, which codes for MTVYAQPGTEGAKVEFRSRYDNYIGGEWVAPKSGKYFENVTPVTGKVFCEAAQSNADDVELALDAAHKAAPAWGKTSPAERAAILHAMADRIDENLEKIAVAETWDNGKPIRETLAADIPLAADHLRYFASAIRTQEGHLSQLDEDTVAYHFHEPLGVVGQIIPWNFPILMAIWKLAPALAAGNAVVLKPAEQTPASIMVLMEIVGDLLPPGVVNVVNGFGVECGKPLASNPRIAKVAFTGETTTGRLIMQYASQNLIPITLELGGKSPNIFFEDVAQQKDDFYNKAVEGLAMFGLNQGEVCTCPSRALVQESIFDEFVEAGIERVKKFVQGNPLDTNTMVGAQASNDQLEKILSYLAIGKEEGAEVLIGGEQAHLDGDLAGGFYVQPTVFRGTNTMRIFQEEIFGPVLALTSFKDYDEALSIANDTLYGLGSGVWSRNTNTAYRAGREIQAGRVWVNNYHTYPAHAAFGGYKNSGIGRENHLMMLSHYQQTKNLLVSYSEQPTGLF
- a CDS encoding prepilin peptidase, which encodes MSAPQNDLGHEDLPQNPAEVGPTDRGYRLLETWNPPRWVLVTLFAAGGVLAVVTLVAYGWNHPSAYAASVFVAVAPILTAIDFAERRLPDVVTLPAAGASVVALVVGALVSGDWGPALRGGAGMLILFAAFFVMFIIAGGAFGFGDVKLGLSMGAVLGTYSWFALLLGPFIGMLLGFAVGVVLMIMRKATMKTAIALGPYLIIGTLVIIVLGALG
- a CDS encoding DUF192 domain-containing protein produces the protein MKNLNKKAREVCLTTPHGTEFTVKLAGTALRRLRGLFFSDAPALMIVPCSSVHSIGFNRPLEVAYIDKDGQVLTVKNLKPWTMHMPVRNAYAVLEANPGLLDQWGIHQGVRIILAEET
- a CDS encoding OmpA family protein, with the translated sequence MKPLKVPSLYRPRLNVLATVILATVVLSGCIPGIGRNGDGGGGGQQPPAPEVVGSDGFWRPNTLGEPLAKKVIERPTDDGLAKARLEVVSLDSDGKSARMVAAWLPPIEGKHLKGSELQTAYGNGLEMPHIRLADFGDEKVLIPYETSDDLFSDEFKNDPNPKEGGDDEFQKYSAKCACSNIPSVTEDVTQKPEEVSLFYADFPAPKSDSVGISFGDNAAFLDSVPMSQGKHFKVPELAKVNFRWFNQQDLSNPYGGGAILEQRLPMSLVTESVTDTSVSDRGDSSALNVSSDVLFDFDSDKVKDSDSKLINGIANELKKSAAGQKVTIEGHTDDEGDEKYNVDLSNRRAESVKKVLEPKVGGSGITFETKGFGESQPILPNRTASGDAIKKNQAKNRRVSFSYKPQGDIDPNVDTGKKISDLEKMKPGDSTDALASGIVPTPKGSNTPEMQLDVNDIQEQGEFLKLTFAVRTASGQDIDNAFSHVSSDEEVVPFGLNLVNPLRDTPSFADTQLWDKSNNLLARSVTAGSFDCLCSQSVRPTDESKARGEAVEMYAYFPKKGITSNTLTLRVGDKSQLEFNRTQSAGAPNSATPRPSPTAQG
- a CDS encoding OmpA family protein, with the protein product MRTLAILAIVAVALTGCIPGQSKGGDGGGEQPPAPEVVESDGFWRPNTLGEPLAKTVVERPTDDGPAKARLEVVSLDSDGKSARMVAAWLPPVEGNYLEGSELQTELATVSDMPFIRLLDFNSQELLTSYEGEKLQYSDNFKNEPNPQPTGPDEVQRAYSNCTCSNIPNTEEYQGEKPETVPLFYADFPTPSSDSVGISFGDNAAVLTDVKLSENQRYEVPKLTDIDYRWAHQEDLSNPYGGGAIYERRFPMSLVTESVMDTSVSDRGDSSALNVSADVLFDFDSDKVKDSDSKLIDGIADELKKSAAGQKVTIEGHTDDEGDEKYNVDLSNRRAESVKKVLEPKVDGSGISFETKGFGESQPILPNRTASGDAIKKNQAKNRRVSFSYKPQKDIDPNVDTGKRISNLKKMKPGDSTDALASGIVPSPKDTDAPEMQLDIKEIEEYGELLRVTFDLRTASGQDIERAFTQGANIDGNMAFGNNPVTHYRDIPTTIDMQLWDKSSNLLAHSVTAGPLDCLCSRSVRPTDEEKARGEAVEMFAFFPKKGITSDTLTLRVGGMSQLEFNRNGSTGQSGAPSGEPSRSTSEPTSTP